One segment of Kogia breviceps isolate mKogBre1 chromosome 14, mKogBre1 haplotype 1, whole genome shotgun sequence DNA contains the following:
- the BPIFB1 gene encoding BPI fold-containing family B member 1, which translates to MCHLPTPKKMASPRTFTFLCGLLAANLVGATLSPPAVLSLGPEVIKQRLTQKLKDHDAINTLWQLPLFSAMKKELARDVFSSLVKSILKQIIWLKVTSANILQLQVQPLNDGRELMVNVPLDMVAGFNMPLVKTTVELRMEVEAQAIIHVETDERDHAHLVLSDCSNTRGRLRITLLHKLSFLLNSLADKVISLLVAALPKLVKSELCPVIKAAFEDMRADLVNMTKVPVSLNSDHLEFDFMSPAIQHNVVHLILGAKLVDSEGKVTKLFNDSVDSLNLPSLYHTHFSLTMRKDVVNAVVAAFLPPEEFMVLLDYVLPETARYLKSSIKVISEKAANQLRPTQIVKILTQETPELLVDQGNAKVAQLIILEVFATNEAYRPLFTLGIEATSEAQFYTRGDLLMINFNKISSDRIHLMNSAIGLFNPELLKDITTKILASVLLPNENGKLRSGISVSMVKALGFEAASWSLIEDAFVVTPASS; encoded by the exons ATGTGCCACCTGCCAACCCCCAAGAAGATGGCCAGCCCACGGACCTTCACCTTCCTCTGTGGTTTGCTGGCAGCCAATCTGGTGGGAGCCACCCTCAGCCCTCCTGCAGTTCTCAGCCTTGGCCCAGAAGTCATCAAACAAA GGCTGACACAGAAACTGAAGGATCACGATGCTATCAACACCCTGTGGCAGCTGCCGCTGTTCAGTGCCATGAAGAAGGAGTTGGCCAGGGACGTGTTCAGCAGCCTGGTGAAGTCCATCCTGAAGCAAATCATCTG GCTGAAAGTCACCTCAGCCAACATCCTCCAGCTGCAGGTGCAACCCCTAAATGATGGCCGGGAGCTGATGGTCAATGTTCCCCTGGACATGGTAGCTGGATTCAACAT GCCCCTGGTCAAGACCACTGTGGAGCTGCGCATGGAGGTGGAGGCCCAAGCCATCATCCACGTGGAGACTGACGAGAGAGACCACGCCCACCTGGTCCTCAGCGACTGCTCCAACACCCGTGGGAGGCTGCGCATCACCCTGCTACACAA GCTCTCCTTCCTGCTCAACTCTTTAGCTGACAAGGTCATAAGCCTCCTGGTGGCAGCCCTGCCCAAACTGGTGAAAAGCGAG CTGTGCCCGGTGATCAAGGCAGCCTTTGAGGACATGCGTGCGGACCTCGTGAACATGACAAAGG TGCCTGTTTCTCTCAACTCTGACCATCTGGAGTTTGACTTTATGTCTCCTGCCATCCAACACAATGTTGTTCATCTCATCCTGGGG GCCAAGTTGGTGGACTCGGAAGGAAAGGTGACTAAGCTGTTCAATGACAGTGTGGATTCCCTGAATCTGCCCTCCCTATACCACACCCATTTCAGCCTCACCATGAGGAAGGATGTGGTGAATGCTGTAGTAgctgccttcctccctccagaAGAATTCATGGTCTTGTTGGACTATGTG cTTCCTGAGACGGCCCGCTACCTGAAGTCAAGCATCAAGGTGATCAGTGAAAAG GCAGCAAATCAGCTGCGGCCCACACAAATCGTGAAGATCCTGACTCAGGAGACCCCAGAGCTCCTTGTGGACCAGGGCAATGCCAAGGTGGCCCAACTGATCATTCTGGAAGTATTTGCCACCAATGAAGCCTATCGTCCCCTCTTCACCCTGGGCATT GAAGCCACCTCAGAAGCTCAGTTTTACACCAGAGGTGACCTACTTATGATCAACTTTAACAAAATCAG CTCTGATCGGATTCACCTGATGAACTCAGCCATTGGCCTGTTCAAT CCTGAACTTCTGAAAGACATCACCACCAAGATCCTTGCCTCCGTCCTGCTGCCAAACGAGAACG GCAAATTAAGATCCGGGATCTCAGTGTCAATGGTGAAGGCCTTGGGATTTGAGGCAGCTTCGTGGTCTCTGATCGAG GATGCCTTTGTGGTCACCCCGGCCTCCTCATAG